Genomic segment of Sphingopyxis sp. QXT-31:
CGCGATCAGCGCGAAACCCGCGGCAAGCGATGCGGCGACGATGACCCACAGCACCGGCACGATGCGCCGAGGCAGCCAGCGGTGCAATGCGATCAGCAGCAGCGGATAGAAGATGTAGAATTGCTCCTCGACCCCCAACGACCAGGTGTGGAGCAACGGCGTGAGCTCGGCATCGCCGAAATAATTGACCGTGCGCCAGAACCAGATGTTCGACCCCGACAGCGCCGTCGCCGCGGTGCTCCACGACAGGTCGCGCATGTCCTGCGGGAAGAGGCGCCACCAGCCGACGGCGAGCACCACCACGAGCATCACGAGCAGCGCGGGCAGGATGCGCAGCGCGCGGCGGCGATAGAAACCCGCCAGCGTGAAGCGACCGCCCTCCATCTCCTTCAGGATGATGCGGCTGATCAGATAGCCCGAGATGACGAAGAAGATATCGACGCCGACGAAGCCGCCGGGGATGGCGGTCAGCCCGGCGTGGACGAGCAGAATCGGCAGGACGGCAAGCGCGCGCAGTCCGGCGATGTCGTTGCGATACTGCATGGTCCCCCGAAAAGCTGGCCGGCGGATGCCCTCTAGCCCTTTGGGGTCCTTTGGGAAAGGGGGCGCATAGTCTTCCCCCTCGATGGTGGAAGGATATACGGAGCCTTATCGCGAAGCGATTAGGCGAAGTTGGATGGGGGTGCGGGTGCGTCCTTGTGCCGTCGTTTCAGGCCGAGAGCCCACCCCCACCGCTGCGACTAGGAAGCAAGCTTCCAAGTCTCGCTACCTCCCCCATCGAGGAGGAGGAGCAACCGAAAGATCAGCCCGGATAAGTCCAGGTGCCTTCGCGCGCGAAATTCTCGGCGGCGAAATCCCAGTTCAGCAGGTTGTCGACCGTGGCGTTGACATAGTCGGGGCGCACATTCTTGCGGTCGATATAATAGGCATGTTCCCACACATCGACGACGAGCAAAGGCTTGATCCCCGCGACCAGCTCGGTGCCCGCGTCGTGCGTGTCGGTGACCGACAGCGTGCCGTCGCGCGAGACGAGCCACGCCCAGCCCGACGCGAAATGGTTGATCGCGGTTTCCTTCAATTTCTTCTTTAGTTCGTCGAGCGAGCCGAAGTCGCGGTCGATCGCGGCGGCAAGGTCGCCCTCGGGCGCGGTCTTGTCGGGGCTCAGGCTGTTCCAGTAAAAGCCGTGGTTCCACGCCTGAGCCGCGTTGTTGAACATGCCCTTGTTGCCCGAACCCTCGGCGTGGTGGATGATTTCCTCGAGCGGCTTGTCGGCGAGCTCGGTGCCATCGATCGCGGCGTTGAGCTTGTCGACATAGGTCTTGTGGTGCTTGCCATGGTGCGTCTGCAGCGTTTCGGCCGAGATATGCGGTTCGAGCGCGTCCTCGGCATAGGGCAGGACGGTGAGAGCGATCGTCATGGCAGTCTCCATATTATTTGGGGAGGTTTTGGATTTCCTAACTCGGGATCGAGCCACGCGGTTGCAAGGTTATGGCGGCAAATTATTCCCCTCCCTGGAAGGGAGGGGTTAGGGGTGGGTCGCAAGCGCAGCGAGCACGAGAAGCGTCCCGTAAATCCGAGAGGTTCGACCCACCCCCGACCCCTCCCTTCCAGGGAGGGGAGACATCACGTCGCCATG
This window contains:
- a CDS encoding superoxide dismutase, which produces MTIALTVLPYAEDALEPHISAETLQTHHGKHHKTYVDKLNAAIDGTELADKPLEEIIHHAEGSGNKGMFNNAAQAWNHGFYWNSLSPDKTAPEGDLAAAIDRDFGSLDELKKKLKETAINHFASGWAWLVSRDGTLSVTDTHDAGTELVAGIKPLLVVDVWEHAYYIDRKNVRPDYVNATVDNLLNWDFAAENFAREGTWTYPG